The Clostridium sp. DL-VIII DNA window AAATCAAAGGCGTAAATTTAATGAAGATAAAAAATGGTGATCATTCATTAAATATAAAAGGCAGTGTGCTTGAGAGTATCGAAGTTCTAAATAAAGTTATTAGAGCTGAAAAAGATTATTTGGAGGGGACTACTTGTCCGTGAACTTATATACAATCTCCAAATAATAAGATCAGTGTGCGATAAAGTTTTGATGAATCAGCATTATCTAAAATATAAATAGATATTCTTTAAGTTAATAAAATAGCTATGTATATAATAAAGCTAAGCCTTAATAAATAGAAAGAAGAAGGTTAGTATTAATAGTTTCGGAAATGAGAATTATTTATTCATTATCATTCTAAAACTATTAATACTAACCTTTTATTTTATGCCTTAGCACTAAGAAAAACATCTTCGAGTAGTTCTAATTGTTATATATAGTTATGACTATTGATATATCATTTTAGGTTGAATAAGTTCAGGTTTATAGCCATTATCAATAAGTGCTTTAATAATAGCTTCTTTATGGTCATGGCCAAAGGTTTCCATAGTGATATCAAGCTCAACTGCATTATTACGATTAATGCTAACAAATTGATTATGATCAAGTTTAATTATATTACCTTGAGCTTCAGCTATTACCTTAGATACATTTGTTAATTCTCCAGGTTTGTCTGGAAGTAAAACAGAAATTGTACAAATTCGTTCTCTTTCAATCAAGCCATGTTGAACTAAAGATGCAAAAGTGATCACATCCATGTTACCACCACTTATGATAGATACAACTTTCTTGTCCTTTACAGTTAAGTGTTTAAGAGCAGCAACAGTTAACAAACCTGAATTTTCTGCAAGCATCTTATGATTTTCAAGCATATCTAAAAAAGCTCCAATTAATTCATGATCTTCTATAGTTATAATTTCATCAAGATTTTCTTTTATATATGGGAAAATTTTAGAACCAGGAGTTTTAACAGCAGTACCATCAGCTATTGTATTAACAGTAGGAAGAGTAACAACTTCACCTTTTTCTAAAGAAGCCTGCATGCAGTTAGCGCCAGCTGGCTCTACACCTATAACCTTAACATTTGGATTTAGAAGTTTAGCTAAAGTGGAAACTCCGGTTGCAAGTCCACCGCCTCCTATTGGAACTAAAATAATATCTACAGTTGGAAGCTCTTTTATGATTTCCATAGCAATAGAACCTTGACCAGTTGCTACGTCAAGATCATCAAATGGGTGGATAAAAGTATAACCTTTTTCTTCAGCAAGCTTTAATGCATAATTGCAGGCTTCATCGTAAACTTCGCCATGCAAAATGACTTCAGCTCCATAAGCTTTAGTACGATTAACTTTCATAAGTGGAGTAGAAGTAGGCATTACTATTATTGCCTTTGTATTATATTCTTTAGCAGCATATGCAACTCCTTGGGCATGATTACCAGCAGAAGCTGTTATTAACCCTTTATTTCGATCTTTCTCACTAAGAGTACTAATTTTATAATAAGCCCCTCTAATTTTATAAGCTCCAGTTTTTTGCATATTCTCTGGTTTTAAATAAATTTTATTTCCAGTAATGCCAGAATAATAATCGCTATACACTAATTTAGTTTTCAAAATCACTTTTTGAACAATTTCATATGCTTCTTCGAATTTTTCTAATGTCATCATTTTTTTAGTATCCCCTTTTTATGTATAAATTGCTTTTAGCTAATAATTTTATGATAGCATTTTGGTGCTTTATGTCAAGGAATAGTTTTTTAGGGATTCTTGCAATTAATATGGTTTTTGTAGTATATATATTTATGGATTATAAATAAGATTTTTATAAAAAGGTATATAATGCAGGCAAAAAATACTTAAGAAAAGGTTATTATTTACTAAAGAAAGAAGGCTTAGATTTGTACAATTGGAAAAGAAATTTAATATTTTGCTGGTTTGGAATGTTTGTGACAATGGTTGGAATAAGCCAAATTGCGCCAGTATTGCCCTTGTATATAAAAGGGCTTGGAGTTACAGATACAACTTTAATAGAAAAGTTTTCAGGAATTGCATTTGGAGCTACATTTATAGTTTCAGCTGTATTTTCTCCAATCTGGGGAAAACTTGCCGATAAGGTTGGAAGAAAACCAATGTTATTGCGTGCCAGTTTAGGAATGGCTATAGTTATATTTTGCATGGGATATGTAACTAATGTATATGAATTAATTGCACTTAGGTTTTTGCAAGGAATAATTTCAGGATATGGAACAGCGTGTACAACTCTTATAGCAACTCAAACAGATAAGGAAAATGCAGGATTTGCATTAGGGA harbors:
- the ilvA gene encoding threonine ammonia-lyase gives rise to the protein MMTLEKFEEAYEIVQKVILKTKLVYSDYYSGITGNKIYLKPENMQKTGAYKIRGAYYKISTLSEKDRNKGLITASAGNHAQGVAYAAKEYNTKAIIVMPTSTPLMKVNRTKAYGAEVILHGEVYDEACNYALKLAEEKGYTFIHPFDDLDVATGQGSIAMEIIKELPTVDIILVPIGGGGLATGVSTLAKLLNPNVKVIGVEPAGANCMQASLEKGEVVTLPTVNTIADGTAVKTPGSKIFPYIKENLDEIITIEDHELIGAFLDMLENHKMLAENSGLLTVAALKHLTVKDKKVVSIISGGNMDVITFASLVQHGLIERERICTISVLLPDKPGELTNVSKVIAEAQGNIIKLDHNQFVSINRNNAVELDITMETFGHDHKEAIIKALIDNGYKPELIQPKMIYQ